The nucleotide window GGCGATGATGACGGCGCCATGTCGCAGCCCAACTTCCGCACTTTCGATCTGAACCTGCTGCGCGTCTTCGACGAGGTCATGGCCGAGCGCAACCTGACGCGCGCCGCCGACAAGCTGGCCCTGACCCAGCCGGCCGTCAGCAACGCCCTGCGCCGCCTGCGCCAGGCCGTGGGCGACGAGCTGGTGGTCAGAAGCGGCGCCGGCGTGGCGCCCACGGCGCGGGCGCTGGCGCTGTGGCCGGCGGTGCGCCAGGCGCTGGCCCAGTTGCAGGACGCCCTGGCGCCGGGCGCGTTCGACGCCGCCAGCGCCCGCACCAGCTTCGTGCTGGCCATGGCCGACGCCACCGGCGCCACCCTGCTGCCGCCGCTGGTGGAGCTGCTCGAGCGCGAGGCGCCTGGCGTGTCGCTGCGCGTGGTGCCGCTGGCCACGCGCGACCCGCGCCGGCTGCTGGAGGACGGCAGCGCCGACCTGGCCGTGGGCTACTTTCCCGCCGCCCTGGCCGATCTGACGGCGCGGGCGCAAAACGAGCAGCCCGTGGCTTTTGGCAGCCAGCGCATCTACGACGGCGAGTACGTGTGCGTCATGCGCGCCGGCCACCCGCTGGCGGGCGGCGCGCTGACGCTGGACGCCTACTGCGCCGCGAGGCATCTGCTGGTGAGCTTTTCCGGCAAGCCGTTCGGCTTCATCGACCAGGCCCTGGCCTCGCTCGGGCGCGAGCGGCGCATCGTGCTCACCGTGAACCAGTTCTTCACCGCCGGTCGCGTGGTGGCGGCCAGCGACCTGCTGACGGTGTTGCCGCGCCACTTCGTTGGCGTCGCCAGCATCCGCGACGAGCTCGTCTGGCGGCCGCTGCCCATGGCCGTGCCCATCGTGCACGTCGACGCCCTGTGGCACCGGCGCCGCCAGGCCGAGCCGGCGCACCGCTGGCTGCAGCAGCTTCTGGCGCGCGCCGTGCGCGGCAGCGCCGCCCTTGTCTGCCTGCCACGCGAGGCTCCATTGCCGTGAACATCCAGCTCCTGTCCGATCTGCACCTGGAAAGCCAGCCGCAATTTTTCGCCAGTCCGGCGCGCGGCGCCGACGTGCTGGTGCTGGCCGGCGACGTGGGCTCGTACCAGCGCGGCTCGCGCCTGTCGGACGACGACTTCGGCCTGGCGCGCTTTTCGCCACTGCCGCAATATGGCGGCTGGCCGGCGCGCGTGCTGTTCGTTCCCGGCAACCACGAGTACGACGGGCTGGACTTCGACGCCGCGCACGCGCGCCTGCGCGCCACCTGCGAGCGGCTGGGCATTGTGTGGCTGGAGCGGAGCAGCCTGGTGCTGGATGGCGTGCGCTTCATCGGCACCACCCTGTGGAGCGACTTCGACGCCCTCGCCGTGGCGCGCGGCGGCAGCGCCGAGCAGCGCCAGCGCCAGCGCGCCAAGGCCTTCCGCGCGGCCAACTTCTACCTGGAAAAGACCGGTGGCACGCGCCACGGCCAGCCCTTCCTGGCAAGCCAGGTGCGTGAGCAGGCGCTCGTCTGTCAGGCCTGGCTGCGCGCCGCGCTGGCGCGCCCGCACGATGGGCCCACGGTGGTGGTGACGCACTTCGCGCCAAGCCTCAAAAGCGCCGATCCGCGCTACGGCCTGGTGCCCGGCACGGCGGGTTTTTGCAACGCTCTGGACGAGCTGCTGCCCGCCGCCGACCTGTGGCTGCATGGCCACCTGCACGCACCGAGCGATTACACCGTGCAGGGCGCGCGCCCCGACGGCGCGCCGGGGCGCTGCCGCGTGGTCGCCAATCCGCTGGGCTACCGCGGCAAAGGCGAGCAGCGCACCTTCGAGCCGCACCTGCTGCTCACCGTATGATCGACCGGGTCTGCGGCGCCCTGCCGCCCGTACTGGAGAAACCATGAACATCCTGCTCGCCGTGGACGGCAGCCCCTACACCAAGAAGATGCTGGCCTACCTGGCCGCGCACAACGAAATGCTGGGCAGCGACCACACCTACACGGCGCTCACCGTGCAGCCGCAACTGCCCCCGCGCGCCCGCGTGGCGCTGGGCAAGGACGTGGTCGAGCGCTACTACCAGGAAGAGGGCGAGAAGGTGCTGGCCTCGGTCACCAAGTTCCTGGGCCGCCACAGCGTGGACGCCAAGACCATGATCAAGGTCGGTCCGGCCGGCGAGATGATCGCCAAGGTGGCGCAGTCGGGCAAATTCGACCTGGTCGTCATGGGCACGCACGGCCACGGGGCCCTGGGCAAGCTGGTCATGGGCTCGGTCAGCACCCAGGTGCTGGCCAAGTGCGATGTGCCGGTGCTGCTGGTGCGCTGAGGGCCGAGGCCGCCATGTTCCGCGCCTGCGCACTTCGCCGACCCGCCGCGCCGGCGGCGAGCGCCCGCCGGCTGCTGCGCCTGTCCGTGCTCGGCGCGGCGCTGGCGCTGCTGGCCGGCTGCGCCGCCATGAGCGAGCAGGAATGCCGCACCGCCGACTGGCGTGAGCAGGGTCTGCGTGACGCACTCGACGGCCAGCCGCGCTCGCGTCTGGCCGACATCCATGACGCCTGCGCCAAGGCCGGCGTGCGGCCCGTTGACGGGCTGTACCTGGATGGCTGGAGCCGCGGCTTGAGCCAGTTCTGCACCCCAGACAACGGCGCGCGCTGGGGGCGCCAGGGCCGCAGTTATGCCAACAGCTGCCCGCCCGAGCTGGAGGCCGCCTTCAGCGATCGCTACCGCGCCGGCCGCCGCGCCTGGGATGCCGAGCAGGCCGTCAAGCGCCTGCAGGGCGAGCAGCGCGACCGGCAGCGCGCGCTGGACCAGGCCAAGGACGACGCCGCCCGCCGCCAGGCGCGCGACCAACTGCGCGCGCTCGACTGGCGCCTGCGCGACGCGCGCGAGGAACTCGACCGCGCCGAATGGAGCCTGCGCCAGCCGTACTGAATCCGCCGTGCAGCGGTTGCGTTTAGCTATTAAAAATGTAGCTGCTCACGCTTTGAATTCGCCGACTGCAGGGCTTTCCGGTATGCAAACGCGGCGCTTGCGCGCGCGGCCGATAATAGAAGCCTCCCCTGCCCCCAGCCAGCCGCAGCCGCAGCCGCCGCGCGGCGCGCCTCGTGAACTCTCCGCTAATCCCTCCCGCCTTGACCGCCGCCCGGCCGCCCGACTTTTCCGCCAGCCAGTTCCGCGACGCTTTAGGCATGTTCGCCACCGGCGTGACCATCGTGACGGCGCTGGACGCCACCGGCCGGCCGGTGGGCATGACGGCCAGCTCGTTCAACTCGGTCTCGCTCAATCCCCCGCTGGTGCTGTGGAGCCTGGCGCACAAGACGACCACGCTGGCGGCGTTTGCGCGCGGCAGGCACTACGCCATCCACGTGCTGGCGGTGGAGCAGCGCGAGCTGGCCGAGCGCTTCGCCACGCGCGGCATCGACCGCTTTGCCGGCGTGGCCTGGCAGCCCAATGCCGATGGCGTGCCGATCCTGGATGGCGCCGCGGCGGTCTTTGAATGCTTCAACCGCAGCCAGTACGACGAGGGCGACCACACCATCCTGATCGGCCAGGTCGAGCGCTGCCGGCATCTGGAAGGCAGCTCGCCACTGCTGTACCACGGCGGCATGTTCTACACCGAGCACCCGCTGGGCAACCTGTCGGCGGCGGCCGAGCGGCCGCTGCACAAATGAGACGGCGCCGTGCGCGGTCAGCGCGCCGGGCCGGGCTCGGGCAGCTCGATCTTGACTTCCAGCACTTCCAGGTTCTCCTGGCGCTCGAAGTGCACTTTCAGGTCGTTGGAGTCGATGCGCACGTACTTGGAGATCACCGCCAGCAGCTCGCGCTGCAGCGCCGGCAGGTAGTCCGGCTGGGTGCCTCCGCGCCCGCTCCTCTCGTGCGCCAGGATGATTTGCAGCCGCTCCTTGGCGACCGTGGCGGTCTTTTTCTTCTCGCCCAGAAGTAGCGACAGCAGCGACATCCTCTGTTACCTCCCGCCAAAGATGCGCTTGAAGAAGCCGGGCTTGTGCGCTTCGGTGAAGCGCAGCGGCCGCTCCTCGCCCAGGAAGCGCGCCACCACGTCCTTGTAGGCCTCGGAGGCGTCGCTGCCCGCCAGGTGGATGGCCGGCACGCCCTGGTTGGACGCCTGCAGCACCGATTCGGACTCGGGGATCACGCCGATCAGCGGGATGCGCAGGATGTCCTGGATGTCCTCGATGCTGAGCATCTGCCCGTCCTGCACGCGCGAGGGGTTGTAGCGCGTGATGAGCAGTCGCTCGCGCACGCCCTCGCCACCTTCGATGGCGCGCCGCGTCTTGCTGGCCAGCATGCCCAGGATGCGGTCGGAGTCGCGCACCGACGAGACTTCCGGGTTGGTCACCAGGATCGCCTCATCGGCGAAGTGCATGGCGTGCAGCGCGCCGCTTTCGATGCCGGCGGGCGAGTCGCAGACGATGTATTCGAAATCCATCGCCGCCAGGTCGCTGAGCACCTTCTCCACACCCTCGCGCGACAGCGCGTCCTTGTCGCGCGTCTGGCTGGCGGCCAGGATGTGCAGGTTGTCGCACTGCTTGTCCTTGATGAGCGCCTGGTGCAGGTTCGCCTCGCCCTGGATGACGTTGATGAAGTCATACACCACGCGGCGCTCGCAGCCCATGATCAGGTC belongs to Melaminivora suipulveris and includes:
- a CDS encoding universal stress protein, with product MNILLAVDGSPYTKKMLAYLAAHNEMLGSDHTYTALTVQPQLPPRARVALGKDVVERYYQEEGEKVLASVTKFLGRHSVDAKTMIKVGPAGEMIAKVAQSGKFDLVVMGTHGHGALGKLVMGSVSTQVLAKCDVPVLLVR
- a CDS encoding DUF2799 domain-containing protein, whose translation is MFRACALRRPAAPAASARRLLRLSVLGAALALLAGCAAMSEQECRTADWREQGLRDALDGQPRSRLADIHDACAKAGVRPVDGLYLDGWSRGLSQFCTPDNGARWGRQGRSYANSCPPELEAAFSDRYRAGRRAWDAEQAVKRLQGEQRDRQRALDQAKDDAARRQARDQLRALDWRLRDAREELDRAEWSLRQPY
- the minE gene encoding cell division topological specificity factor MinE — encoded protein: MSLLSLLLGEKKKTATVAKERLQIILAHERSGRGGTQPDYLPALQRELLAVISKYVRIDSNDLKVHFERQENLEVLEVKIELPEPGPAR
- a CDS encoding metallophosphoesterase, whose product is MNIQLLSDLHLESQPQFFASPARGADVLVLAGDVGSYQRGSRLSDDDFGLARFSPLPQYGGWPARVLFVPGNHEYDGLDFDAAHARLRATCERLGIVWLERSSLVLDGVRFIGTTLWSDFDALAVARGGSAEQRQRQRAKAFRAANFYLEKTGGTRHGQPFLASQVREQALVCQAWLRAALARPHDGPTVVVTHFAPSLKSADPRYGLVPGTAGFCNALDELLPAADLWLHGHLHAPSDYTVQGARPDGAPGRCRVVANPLGYRGKGEQRTFEPHLLLTV
- a CDS encoding flavin reductase family protein encodes the protein MNSPLIPPALTAARPPDFSASQFRDALGMFATGVTIVTALDATGRPVGMTASSFNSVSLNPPLVLWSLAHKTTTLAAFARGRHYAIHVLAVEQRELAERFATRGIDRFAGVAWQPNADGVPILDGAAAVFECFNRSQYDEGDHTILIGQVERCRHLEGSSPLLYHGGMFYTEHPLGNLSAAAERPLHK
- a CDS encoding LysR family transcriptional regulator; the encoded protein is MSQPNFRTFDLNLLRVFDEVMAERNLTRAADKLALTQPAVSNALRRLRQAVGDELVVRSGAGVAPTARALALWPAVRQALAQLQDALAPGAFDAASARTSFVLAMADATGATLLPPLVELLEREAPGVSLRVVPLATRDPRRLLEDGSADLAVGYFPAALADLTARAQNEQPVAFGSQRIYDGEYVCVMRAGHPLAGGALTLDAYCAARHLLVSFSGKPFGFIDQALASLGRERRIVLTVNQFFTAGRVVAASDLLTVLPRHFVGVASIRDELVWRPLPMAVPIVHVDALWHRRRQAEPAHRWLQQLLARAVRGSAALVCLPREAPLP
- the minD gene encoding septum site-determining protein MinD, with product MAKIVVVTSGKGGVGKTTTSAAFASGLALAGHKTAVIDFDVGLRNLDLIMGCERRVVYDFINVIQGEANLHQALIKDKQCDNLHILAASQTRDKDALSREGVEKVLSDLAAMDFEYIVCDSPAGIESGALHAMHFADEAILVTNPEVSSVRDSDRILGMLASKTRRAIEGGEGVRERLLITRYNPSRVQDGQMLSIEDIQDILRIPLIGVIPESESVLQASNQGVPAIHLAGSDASEAYKDVVARFLGEERPLRFTEAHKPGFFKRIFGGR